The Candidatus Poribacteria bacterium genome includes the window AGAAGGCATGGCGTATGGCCGAAAGTTCCAAGCTCCCGAAATATTACCTCGATCTCAAAAGAGCGAGGGATAAGGGATTGCAGGGGTCAACGCCGTTTACGCCCGCCATAAGCCTTATCGTCGGCCTCCGGGAAAGCCTCCGAATGATCGTGGAGGAGGGCGTGGAGAACGTGATAGCCAGACATGCCAGACTCGCCAGAGCCATGCGTGAGGCGGCAACCGCCCTGGGATTGAAGCTGTTCGCCGAAAGACCCGCCAACACCGTCACATCGATCAGGGTGCCCGATGGGATCGACGGGGTGAAGTTCGTCAAGATGATGCGGAACAGATACGGGATCACCTATGCGGGCGGGCAGGAAAAACTCAAGGGGAAGATCATCCGGATAGCGCATCTGGGTTGGATGGATGAGTTCGACGTGCTGACCGCCGTCGGGGGATTGGAGATCGGGCTGAACGATATGGGATATCCCGTCAAACCCGGATCAGGTCTGACGGCAGCAATGGAGGCGTTGATGTGAAGATAACAAAGCTGGAGGCTGTCCTTGTCAGGCCGAGATGGTGTTTCCTGAAGGTTCACACGGACGAAGGGATCACCGGCTATGGAGAGCCCATCCTTGAAGGTAAGGCTCAAACGGTCGCTCAGGCCGTAAGGGAACTGGAACATCACCTGATAGGACAGGATCCGATGAGAATACAGCATCACTGGCAATCAATGTATCGACATTCCTTCTATCGAGGGGGACCGATATTGATGAGCGCGATAAGCGGGATAGAACAGGCGCTATGGGATATAACGGGTAAATATCTGGGTGTGCCGGTCTATCAGTTGCTGGGCGGGGCGTGTCGGGAGAAGATCAGACTCTACGCTCATTGTGGCGGAGCTACCCCGCTGGAATGCGCCGAGAACGCAAAAGCGCTTGTCGAAAAGGGTTTCACGGCCCTGAAGATGGGTTTAGGCGTCGCACCGCTTGAGATCATCGATAGACCCTCGACAATAGACAAGGTGGTTGAGAGGATCGGATCGGTCAGGGATGCTGTGGGCAAGGACGTGGATCTGGCCGTGGACTTTCACGGCCAAACCAGCCCCGCCATGGCCCTTAAGATCGTAGGGGCGATCGAGGAGTTCGATCTGATGTTCATAGAGGAACCCTGCCTGCCTGAGAACGTCGATGCGTTAGCGACATTAGCTCGATCGATCTCCATCCCGATCGCAACGGGGGAGAGGCTGTTCACGAAATGGGGTTTCAGGGAGGTTTTGGAGAAGGGGGCTGCCTCGATACTCCAACCCGACCTGTGTCATGCCGGAGGGATATTTGAGTGCAGAGTGATAGCGGCGATGGCCGAAACCTATTACGCCGGTGTGGCTCCTCACAACCCATTGGGTCCGATCTCGCTGGCGGCATGCATACAGCTCGATGCCTGCATACCGAACTTTCTGATCCAGGAGTTCACCACCCTCGGTGAGGGTTATCTCAAAGAGCCCTTCACGATGAGGGATGGATACATCGATCTGCCCCGCGGGGCGGGACTGGGTGTGGAGCTGGATGAGGAGGCCATCGCCGAGAAGATCGGGCATAGCTGGAAGAGCCCGATGCTGTTCCACGAGGACGGATCGGTAGCCGATTGGTGATTTGAAAGGGGGAGCCAAATTGTTTGAGGTATCCGTGAGGGGTAAGTTCTCCGCAGCACATAGATTAAGGGGATACGAGGGGAAATGCTCCCGAATACACGGGCACAACTGGTATGTCGAGGTGCATCTGCAGTCGGAAAAGCTCTCGGAGACGGGGATGGTGATCGACTTCGGTGAGCTGAAGGGAATTCTGGGCGAAGTCCTGGACAAGCTCGACCACAGATTTATAAACGGAACTCCTCCCTTCGATCGGATCAATCCCACCTCGGAGAACATGGCGAGATGGATATTCCAGCAGCTCAAGGCGAGGATATCCGATCTGGAAGGGGTTAGGATAAGCAAGGTCATCGTGCAGGAATCCGAAGGCGTTACAGCCTCTTACTGGGAATGACTCGGCTTCCTGGTAGGAGGGGAGGCAGTGGCCTAAGGAGGCCGATGTTCCCCTTAACGACGCCGTTCCAAGCGGCAGAGCCTTCAATTTCAAAACGGCTCGGGTCAAAATAGGCGATCGGGAGGATACAAAGCCGGTTGAACCAGGGGCAAAAGACGTTAAATTCACCTTCAATTTAAAAACGAGTGTCGCCTGCCTTCAGACATCCCTCACGGATGATGAAGGCAGATCTATAGGCGCCTATTACGTTTATGTCAGGAGGATTTAGATATGGAATTCGCCGTGTGCATCTGGGGTCTTGATAAACCGGAGGAGACCGCCCAGGATCTTTCCGGACAAGGGGTAACCGCCGTGGAATCGGGTCCTAAATTCTTCATCGAGAAGGATGAGGAGACCATAGAGCGGGCCGCCCAAACGTTCAAGGAGGCCGGCATAAGGATATTCTCGGTTCATGCCCCCTTTGGGGAACAGGAGAACCTCTCCGCCCTTGACTCAAACACGCGAAAGAACGCCATAGACGTGCACAGGAGATTGCTCGAGAAGATCGCCCTCGTAGGCGCGAAAGTTATGATCGTTCACCCCGGAAGACACGCCTCCGGCGATGATATACCCAGGATGGAGGAGATACTGCCCTCAAGTCTGGAGGAGGTGCTGAAGACGGCTGAACGGACGGGCGTTAAGCTGGCCCTCGAAAATATGTTGCCGGAACATCCCGGGTATAGCAGCGAGACGGTGAGGGAGATCGTCGAGGGGATAAACTCCCCGTTCCTCGGCGTCTGTTTCGACACGGGACATGCCCACGTTAACAGGGAAGGCGAAATAGCCGCCTTCGATAACCTCAAAGATCTGATCATAGCCTTCCACCTCCAGGATAACGACTCCACACGTGACATGCATCTCCAGCCACCATATGGCACCGTGAACTGGGATAAACTTGTGCCGATGATAAAGGAACTCAACTTCCAGGATCCGATGGCGGTCGAAGCCATGCCCTGGGGAGGTGCGAGTTTCGGGATGTTGCTCAAGGAGATAAAGGCGCTGTTCGGGGACGGCCTCGTGGAGGTGGTGCTGGACGGTTTCAAAGCCAGGGCCATCTGTCCCCTGTGCGGTAGATATATGTTTAGATCCGGGGATGGATGGTTCTGCGGCTGCGGGGATCATTAGGAGGTGAATATGAAATCTAAGGTGAGAACAGCGGGGTTTACCATGGTTTTTGCTCTCCTGACCTTTACGGTCACATCGGCGGCCGAGGAGAAGATCCTGAACGTGGACGGTGAAACCGTCAGGATCGTCAGGGACGATTTCGGCGTCCCACATATCTTCGCCAAAACCATCAGGGGGCTCTACTTCGGGGACGGATATGCCGTCGCGCAGGATAGGCTCGTTCAGATGGAGAAGTTCAGACGGGCAGCCGAGGGGAGAATGGCCGAGATATTCGGTCCGGAAGCCCTGGAAAGGGATAAACAGGTCAGAATCATGGGCTATACGAAGGATGAAAGGCAGAGTCAGTTCGAGGAGTTGGACTATGAGCTCCAGGTCGCCCTCGTTTCATATGCAGATGGGGTAAACGCGTATATGGAGGAGTGCATCAAAAACGGAACGCTTCCGAAGTGGTTCAAGGAGATGGGAATCACGCCCGAGCCGTGGGAGGTCACCGATACGGTGGCGATATGGCAGATGATGGCTCGGAGGTTCGGAGGATGGGACGGGGAGGAGCTGAGAAACTTGAAGATCCTCTCCTATCTCAAGAAGAGGTTCAACGATGAAAAAACAGTAAGGGGGATATTCGACGATATCCTATTCAGGAACGATCCCGAATCCCCAACTACGGTCCCACCCGAAGAGTCATCGGGGCCTAAGAGAAAGGAGGGCGCTCCGTCCGAGGTGCCCGATAATTTCAAAATCCTCTGGGACATGGCGCTCAGGGACGATGTCATTGAGAAAGCCTATTCCGTGGCGAGGGAGATCAACGCTCTGGAGTTCGATAGGGGACACGGTGTCCCGACAAAATGGGGAAGTTATGCCCTACTCATATCCGGTTCCAGAACAGCCAGCGGCGCTCCCATTCTAGTCGGCGGTCCACAGATGGGCTTCGGCACGCCTAACATCGCCCACGAGATACATCTATCAGGCCCATACGGCAACGTCATTGGTATGAGCTTCGCCGGGATACCCGGCGTCCTGATCGGCCATAACGATCATCTCGCCTGGACG containing:
- the queD gene encoding 6-carboxytetrahydropterin synthase QueD — encoded protein: MFEVSVRGKFSAAHRLRGYEGKCSRIHGHNWYVEVHLQSEKLSETGMVIDFGELKGILGEVLDKLDHRFINGTPPFDRINPTSENMARWIFQQLKARISDLEGVRISKVIVQESEGVTASYWE
- the dgoD gene encoding galactonate dehydratase, yielding MKITKLEAVLVRPRWCFLKVHTDEGITGYGEPILEGKAQTVAQAVRELEHHLIGQDPMRIQHHWQSMYRHSFYRGGPILMSAISGIEQALWDITGKYLGVPVYQLLGGACREKIRLYAHCGGATPLECAENAKALVEKGFTALKMGLGVAPLEIIDRPSTIDKVVERIGSVRDAVGKDVDLAVDFHGQTSPAMALKIVGAIEEFDLMFIEEPCLPENVDALATLARSISIPIATGERLFTKWGFREVLEKGAASILQPDLCHAGGIFECRVIAAMAETYYAGVAPHNPLGPISLAACIQLDACIPNFLIQEFTTLGEGYLKEPFTMRDGYIDLPRGAGLGVELDEEAIAEKIGHSWKSPMLFHEDGSVADW
- a CDS encoding sugar phosphate isomerase/epimerase is translated as MEFAVCIWGLDKPEETAQDLSGQGVTAVESGPKFFIEKDEETIERAAQTFKEAGIRIFSVHAPFGEQENLSALDSNTRKNAIDVHRRLLEKIALVGAKVMIVHPGRHASGDDIPRMEEILPSSLEEVLKTAERTGVKLALENMLPEHPGYSSETVREIVEGINSPFLGVCFDTGHAHVNREGEIAAFDNLKDLIIAFHLQDNDSTRDMHLQPPYGTVNWDKLVPMIKELNFQDPMAVEAMPWGGASFGMLLKEIKALFGDGLVEVVLDGFKARAICPLCGRYMFRSGDGWFCGCGDH